Genomic window (Falco cherrug isolate bFalChe1 chromosome 4, bFalChe1.pri, whole genome shotgun sequence):
TCAAGGAAAACTCCGAGGCAGGTTCAGGCAGCGctgggttttatttccccccagAGCCTTAGGAAGGATTTCACGGGCTAAGTTTAGCCCCCAGAGAAATTTATGTAACAGCAAAAAACCAAGTGAAAGGTTTTGCTTACAAAGAGCTGCTGAGGGGGGTGGCCGGAGCCATCCCACCATGCCTGTCCCAGCAAGGAGGGCAAGCAGACAGCGTGAGGGCCGGCCCCGTGCCTTGGGAAGGAGACACCATCCTCCGGGATGATTTTTTACTCCACCAAAGCCACTGCACGGCTgacctggctgtgctgcccagagGCCAGGCAAGATGGgctccaaaccacagcccaggGGTTGTTCCTGGCTCCGGGGATGCAGAACCGACCCTGCTGGCTTCAAACACAAATCAGGAATTACTCCAGAGCCAGAGGAGGGACAAATCCAGTATTTTTAGTttagcagcagcttctcctttcCAGGACAGGGACCGAGAACTCAGGATCATTGCTCTTCAGTGGAAACGGTGCCTCTGTTCCTCCCCTACCCCCAAAAACTCATCAGACCCGAGCACCACCGAAGCCCCCAGACCCTTTTGCTCAGAAGCCGCCCAGCTGCCACACACCACGTCCACACCCAACCTGCTGGCAGTGGCAGGTGCCCGTTCATGGAGCCCTTTTCCCTCTGAGTGGGAAAATGAGCCCCACAGCAGGTAAAGGACCAGGAAATTGCACCGGAAGGTGAAAGGCTGAGGAAGGGGGAAACCAGGAAAGGTTTCATATAAAATAGCAAATTGGAGAATGCGGAGGGGTGTGAATTGGCAGAGAGCAGGACGGGGCCGAGGGTCAGAGCGCGGAGGGGGGTCACGTCATGCTGGGAGGACGCTCCTCCAGGAGATGCCAGCTGGTTTCCCAGGAATGAGCAAACAGGATCGGGTTAACAGCCGGGCCTCTGCCCTCCCGCCGGGCAGGGAGGACAGGGACACTGGGACAGGAGCTCCTGTCCCCAACTGGACAGACCTGCCATGATTTGGGGACTGACCCGACAGACCCCCCTCCGTCAGGGCCAGGCTTCTGCAGGGTCTTGAGGGCCTGGCTGACACCTCAGACATGCAGACCCCACGGGTTTTGGGGTGTGCTTCCCCCTTGGGTCAGTGTGCGGGATTTCACGCCTGCCGAAGGTGAGGACAGGCGGTGCTGCTCCCCTCCCCGGCCCTCATCCCGGCCCTGCTCCGCCAGTGTGCCCAAATGGGGGTCTTGcccgtgccccctgccccccacagcccagaGGGGCTGCCAGGACACCCCAGGATAGAGGAGAGACCCTCGGAGACCCCCCCAAATGGGAGGGGCGGGAAGGGAGGACCGGGGTGATGGGGGGGACCCGGGGGTGCCGGTCGCACCTGTGGCCAGGTAGAGCCGCTGGACGCCGGTGCGGGCCTCCAGGCGGCCCAGCAGGTCGCCAAGTGGCCCGGGGCGATCGAGGAGGCGCTGCAGGCGCTGCAGCACCGTGCCCATGGCtgcggcggccgccccgctgCCACGGCGCCGGGCCAcggaggggcggggccgggccaCGGGGGGGTGGGGCCACGGAGGGGCGGGGACCGGTTAGAGAGGGACACGGCTAGAGCGGGGAGGGGCGGAGCCAGAGagggggtgggcggggacagaGCTGAATAGGGCGAGACCAGAGCGCGGATGGACGGGGCCAAAGCCGGGAGGGGGCGCGGCCAGGTCTGGAAGGGGGCGGAGCCAGGCAGCGACTGGCGGGGCGGTGCCGTCGCCATGGCAACACCCGCTCAATGCCCGTGGCCCGGATGGCGGCGTGGTCGAGACCGGCGCTGGGGCTGGTACTGGTGGTACTGGTGATGATGGTGGTCACCGCCGCCCTGCCAGGCCCCACCAAGCCCCACATCTACctgagcagctgggctgtgcgggtggcggcggggccgcggaAGGCCAGGGACCTGGCCCGCCGGCTTGGCCTTCTCTGCCTGGGCCAGGTGCGGCCTGGTGGGTGGGTGCAGGCCAGACAGCTGCCGCGGTTAGGGGGACAGGGCACACCTGTCGTTGggctaggtgatctccagaggtcccttccaaccttgGCCATAGTGTGGTGTGTCCGCCTTCACTCATCCTCTGCTTGTCCCCTCCGCTCATCCCCACCACATGTCCCAGAgctggtttaattttaaaatagggCATTGAATTATTCCCTCTAATGGTTTTAAACCATTGGATGCAGATAAAAGCATGAGCTTGGCATTGCTAAGCACCTCTGCGTGTGCATGGGTGAGCAAGGAAACCCAAAGGGCACCCCCAAACCTCCCTTGGGAGCCTGCCACATCTCCGAGTGATGCTCTGCTTGTCCTGCCATGTACAACTGACATCCAATGTGTCTGTCTGGTCTCTACAGGCCACACAGAGCTGGCACACGCTCCCACAGCCCGGCTGCTTGTCTAGAAACATTCTCTTACAACAGCTCTTTGCACCGGCAGGTGATGGAGGGAGAGCCTTATTATCATTTCAAACACCGCGGCACCAGGCAGAGAGCCTTAAGCAGACACTGGGGCTGGAATATGCGTCTGACAAAAGAGCCAAAGGTAGGGAGGAGACAGCTGCAGGGActgaggctgctgcctgccatgcTGGGCAGGCTCTGTCTGACACCACCACCGCTGCTGCTTCCTACCCAGGTCCTCTGGTTTGAGCAGCAAACTGTGAAGAGGCGCACAAAGAGAAGCATCAGCGTGGTGCCAACAGATCCTTTGTTCCATCAACAGTGGTACATGGTGAGATTTTACCGCTTTCTCTTCTAATCCTCAAGCAAATCACCTCACCGACACGTAAACAGTACTAATGCTGCCAGTGATGAGGCAGCAGAAGAGTCCCTGAAGGTCACCCGCAGcctgctgcccaggggctgATTAAATGTAATCTGTTTTCCAGAACAATGACATCGATCCTGATCTAAACATCCTCAGTGCTTGGAGCAAAGGGTACACCGGGCTGGGGGTTGTGCTGACCATCCTGGACGATGGGATTGAGAAGGATCACCCGGACCTGTCTGCCAACTATGTAATTACAAGGGGCTGAGCAGCATGGGCTGCATGAACCGGCTCCTTCAGGGTGTGTTGTCTcctggggagggtgggagcTGGTGCCTTCATCCCACCCATGGGACTCTGCCTCTCTGTGGCTGGATCAAAAGGTTTGGTGTCTCCCGCAGTGTTCTCACATCAAGGAAACGTTACAACTTGTACATGCTCAAATCTCCAAAATAGATGTAATTACAGCAAGCTGCAAAGCCAGTAAAGCTAGTAAATCCTCACGTGCTCTGAGAGCTAAGAGGAAAGGATAGGTACATCTTAGTTGTTTATAACAGCATGGTTTCAGTGATTTGTAGTTCCTCTCTCTTCACCGCGTGGCTGGCAAGGCTCACCCTCAGGTGACTCACCATGCTGGGCTTTCTCACTGGACACAAGCCTGGCCACAATGAAGCAGTACAATGATGTGCAAAGTTACGCTCCTTGAGCAAAACCCCGTTTCCAACAACTCCAGGCTGacctggggcagctgctgggtgcAAAGGGGCCTCCCTTGCCCTCtccaggctgggcaggcagcgAGCTTGTGGGCAGGCAGGGTGATCCACACTGCCAGACACCAGGTGAGGTGCCAGGTGCCTATGCTGAGCAGTCACAGCCTGTGTTGAAAGGCAGTTTGCTCATGCTGGTGCCTCTTTTTGTAATAGGACCCCCTGGCAAGTTATGACTTCAATAACAACGACCCCGATCCCCAGCCCAGGTACACCACCATGGACGAGAACTGGTAAGTTTTTCCTAGCACCCTGTACTGGGTGCTTTATCTCTCTGGGGGATGAGGCTGTCCCAGGCCCCTTCACCCTTCACAGAGGCTGGCTCACAGGCTATGTCCTTCAGGCATGGGACACGCTGTGCAGGAGAAGTGGCGGCTGTTGCCAACAACCAAATCTGCGGAGCAGGTGTTGCATACAACGCCAAAGTTGGAGGTGAGCCATTGCTCCAGTGTGCTGGCAGGAGGAAAGTTGCAAAACAGCTTCAGCATGCTGCGGGGGGGGATGCGTGGCCCCAGGcggggctgctctggggggaACCAGGGGCttgcagggaagcagagggtGTTGCAGTGTTACCACACATCTGGCCATGGTGCAGGGCTCAGCCCTCCTCGGGGGTTTAATGCCCACCATAACACCAGGCTCccacaggcagcaccagcaccatgCAGGCTCAGGCTCCCCTGCAGAAGCGAGTGTGGCAAATGGGGTTAAAAGCTGAGAGAACTCACCGGCTTAATTGCAAAGGGCTTAAGGAGGAGCTTTGGAAACCaccacatggcagcagctgtaCAGACCTGTGGGAGCCTGATCTCCTTAGGGCAGCGTCATGTGAAAGGGGCTCAAGGCAACTGGGGGGGTGAAGCAGGGGCCAGCAAGAAGGTCCTCAGCACTTACAGTGGTCCTGCATGTGCGAAGCTCCCATCTACCCGGAGTGAGCCAGCATGGCATCCCAAGTGCTGCCGCCTCTTGGACACTGCTGCTCCTTGTCCTGGCCCTGCAGGTGTGCGGATGCTGGATGGTCTCATCACGGACATGGTGGAGGCTCAGTCCCTCAGCCTGCATCCCCAGCACATCCATATCTACAGTGCCAGCTGGGGCCCCATGGATGATGGGAAGACTGTGGACGGGCCAGGTGTGCTGGCTGCGAAGGCCTTCTACAGAGGGGTCAAAAAAGTAAGCTTGGTGCTGGCCTCGGGGACCCCACTGGTGCAAGGActccctgcccaccctccctctgcctcctccctgccagggaCGGGGTGGTCTTGGCTCCATCTTCATCTGGGCCTCTGGCAACGGTGGGATCAACTACGACAACTGCAACTGCGATGGCTACGCCAACAGCATCTACACCTTGTCCGTGGGCAGTGTTCTGGCAGGCGGCCAGAGGCCCTGGTACAGCGAGGGCTGCGCTGCCATCCTCACCACCACCTACAGCAGCAGGACCACGAGCGAGGTGCAGATTGTGAGTGCCATGGCAGCTCTGCCGGAGCAGTGACCCTTGGGCAGACACCACTTCCCAGCACAGAGCGGGGTCATCCGAGCCTTCCTTacctggggagggagaggggggctTTGGTAAAGTGTCTGTGTTAGACTTCAAAAAGCATGAGGGGACCCGGAGGGAGCATTTACTGAAGTTACCCAACTCCAGCCGGTCCTGCCCTCCGCTCCAGCAGCAGGCAATCGTGCCAAGACCCCCCTCTCACCCTCAGGTGACCACCGACCTGCACCACCGCTGCACCAACAAGCACACGGGCACCTCCGCCTCGGCTCCACTGGCCGCAGGAGTGATCGCCCTCGCACTGGAGGCCAAGTAGGTGACATTGTGGCAGCAGGACAGTCCCCGGGGGGAAACCTGGGGCCTCACCAAAACCCTGCAGGAACAAGGAAGGGGGACTTTGCTAGCAGGGAGGTTAGGGGGTGCAGAGCTGAGGTCTACCCGGGCTCTGGTGGGGCGGCATCTTCTCCCAAGACAATGTGGCAGAGTGGCCAAAGGCAGAAGGAGAGTTGTCCTCTGGAGGTCTCTGTTGCTCCCatttcagcagcacaggaggTTGTGAGGGGACCAGCTCGGACTCAGACAGCTAACTCACCCATGTCAGAAGTTAAAAGAGCCAAATCTTACCCTCAAAAGCTAACCCAAAGCAGAGACCTCTGTCCCCAAGTCCTCCTTGCTTCCAGCCCAGCACTGACC
Coding sequences:
- the PCSK4 gene encoding proprotein convertase subtilisin/kexin type 4, with translation MAAWSRPALGLVLVVLVMMVVTAALPGPTKPHIYLSSWAVRVAAGPRKARDLARRLGLLCLGQVMEGEPYYHFKHRGTRQRALSRHWGWNMRLTKEPKVLWFEQQTVKRRTKRSISVVPTDPLFHQQWYMNNDIDPDLNILSAWSKGYTGLGVVLTILDDGIEKDHPDLSANYDPLASYDFNNNDPDPQPRYTTMDENWHGTRCAGEVAAVANNQICGAGVAYNAKVGGVRMLDGLITDMVEAQSLSLHPQHIHIYSASWGPMDDGKTVDGPGVLAAKAFYRGVKKGRGGLGSIFIWASGNGGINYDNCNCDGYANSIYTLSVGSVLAGGQRPWYSEGCAAILTTTYSSRTTSEVQIVTTDLHHRCTNKHTGTSASAPLAAGVIALALEANPALTWRDLQHLVVRTSKPTHLQAEDWAVNGAGRKVSHYYGYGLLDAGLLVEMAKAWTGTQPQQKCSVKALHAPQTIGSKLTVSTDVSFCSGRTKCIRSLEHVQVQLCLSYSRRGDLVIALTSPMGTTSTLVTVRPYDTSQQGYKDWTFMSTHFWDENPNGTWVLQLENKGDAYNTGLLTSFILHLHGTDEDMVARRFAASAVDKCIRRDAQGACEECNGSSYAYQRSCLPYCPPRSYSRTWRASATAMARVCASCHPSCYTCQGASANNCTACPSSCTFDELTHSCSPPQGFPSEERLQGGRLPVFICGSLILSAGLYVTYRVAFCCVKGSACCPRVGRSV